In a genomic window of Sporosarcina trichiuri:
- the allD gene encoding ureidoglycolate dehydrogenase — translation MIVSYEEIRELIARKLEKAGLQKDHAEVVADVLAHADARGIHSHGAMRTEYYAERIAKGGITADPKFNFAKTGPGTAVLDADNGAGHVAAKEAMEHAIEMARENGTAIVGIRRMSHSGAMSYFVQQAAEAGMIGISLCQSDPMVVPFGGAEPYFGTNPIGFAAPGVGDDKIIFDMATSVQAWGKILHARSKKESIPDTWAVDKDGVPTTDPFKVTGLLPIAGPKGYGLMMMVDILSGVLLGLPFGKHVSSMYHDLTAGRELGQLHIVIDPGAFTSAELFREHISGMMKELNEVKPAPGFDQVLYPGQNTTLQEQASMKNGIEIVDDILDYLRSDTVHNNQYDHKDPFAK, via the coding sequence ATGATTGTGAGCTATGAGGAGATTCGGGAACTGATCGCACGGAAACTGGAAAAAGCAGGCCTGCAGAAAGACCATGCGGAAGTTGTGGCGGATGTGCTGGCACATGCCGATGCACGGGGCATCCACTCACACGGCGCCATGCGGACGGAATATTACGCGGAACGGATCGCCAAAGGCGGCATCACGGCAGATCCGAAATTCAACTTCGCCAAAACCGGACCGGGGACGGCTGTCCTGGATGCGGATAACGGCGCCGGTCACGTTGCCGCGAAGGAAGCGATGGAACATGCAATCGAAATGGCGCGCGAGAATGGAACAGCGATCGTCGGCATCCGGCGCATGAGTCACAGCGGCGCGATGTCATACTTCGTCCAGCAGGCAGCGGAGGCCGGGATGATCGGCATCTCACTCTGCCAATCCGATCCGATGGTCGTGCCGTTCGGCGGCGCGGAACCGTATTTCGGAACAAATCCGATCGGCTTCGCAGCGCCGGGAGTAGGGGATGACAAAATCATCTTCGATATGGCGACGAGCGTCCAGGCATGGGGCAAGATCCTGCATGCCCGGTCGAAAAAAGAATCGATCCCCGATACGTGGGCGGTGGACAAGGACGGCGTGCCGACGACCGATCCGTTCAAGGTGACGGGACTTCTGCCGATCGCCGGCCCGAAAGGCTACGGGCTGATGATGATGGTCGATATCCTCTCGGGTGTCCTGCTCGGCCTGCCGTTCGGCAAACACGTTTCATCGATGTACCATGATCTGACAGCCGGCCGCGAACTCGGTCAGCTGCACATCGTCATCGATCCCGGTGCGTTCACAAGTGCTGAACTGTTCCGGGAACACATTTCCGGGATGATGAAGGAACTGAACGAGGTGAAGCCTGCGCCGGGCTTCGACCAAGTCCTGTACCCGGGACAGAATACGACGCTCCAGGAACAGGCATCGATGAAGAACGGAATCGAGATCGTCGATGATATTCTCGACTATCTGCGGAGTGACACCGTGCACAACAATCAGTATGATCATAAAGATCCTTTCGCCAAATAA
- a CDS encoding DUF1116 domain-containing protein has translation MNYKSMDEANKAVIDKITGSAPFLVDVVPAKEKIKELNDGKVLLHAGPPIKWDDMTGPMQGSCIGASIYEGWASSEEEAEKQLAAGEVKFIPCHHVNAVGPMGGITSANMPVFVVENRTDGNEAYCIMNEGIGKVLRFGANSKEVIDRLKWMQDILGPTIAKALKLTEDGLNLNVIIAKAITMGDEFHQRNIAASLIFLKEISPYIVQLDMDEKDRKDVIQFLADTDQFFLNIAMATGKAVMDAARQIQDGTVVTAMCRNGKDFGIRISGMGDEWFTAPVNTPQGLFFTGFSQEDANPDIGDSAITETFGVGGMAMIAAPGVTRFVGAGGFDDALATSNEMTEICISQNSNFTIPTWDFQGACLGIDARKVVETGIEPIINTGIANKKAGMGQVGAGTVRAPKECFEKALEAYAVKLGLI, from the coding sequence ATGAATTATAAGTCAATGGATGAAGCGAACAAAGCAGTTATTGACAAGATCACAGGATCAGCACCTTTCCTGGTGGACGTAGTTCCAGCAAAAGAGAAGATCAAAGAACTGAATGACGGAAAAGTCCTTTTGCATGCAGGCCCGCCGATCAAGTGGGACGATATGACAGGTCCGATGCAGGGATCATGTATCGGTGCATCCATCTATGAAGGATGGGCTTCTTCAGAGGAGGAAGCGGAAAAGCAGCTGGCTGCAGGTGAAGTGAAATTCATCCCTTGCCATCATGTGAATGCAGTCGGACCGATGGGTGGCATCACGTCTGCGAACATGCCGGTCTTTGTCGTCGAGAACCGTACAGACGGCAACGAAGCGTACTGCATCATGAACGAAGGAATCGGGAAAGTGCTCCGTTTCGGCGCAAACTCGAAAGAAGTTATCGACCGCCTGAAGTGGATGCAGGACATCCTCGGTCCTACCATTGCAAAAGCGCTGAAACTGACGGAAGACGGATTAAACCTCAACGTCATCATTGCGAAGGCGATTACAATGGGCGATGAGTTCCACCAGCGTAACATTGCAGCGTCCCTCATCTTCCTGAAAGAGATCAGCCCGTACATCGTACAGCTCGATATGGATGAGAAAGACCGCAAAGACGTCATCCAGTTCCTCGCGGATACAGACCAGTTCTTCCTGAACATCGCGATGGCGACAGGAAAAGCGGTCATGGATGCTGCCCGTCAGATCCAGGATGGTACAGTTGTCACTGCAATGTGCCGGAACGGTAAAGACTTCGGTATCCGGATCAGCGGAATGGGTGACGAATGGTTCACAGCACCTGTCAACACGCCGCAAGGTTTGTTCTTCACAGGCTTCTCACAGGAAGATGCGAATCCGGATATCGGTGACAGTGCCATCACGGAAACATTCGGTGTCGGCGGTATGGCTATGATCGCAGCACCAGGTGTTACTCGTTTCGTCGGTGCAGGCGGATTTGACGATGCGCTTGCAACAAGCAACGAAATGACGGAAATCTGTATTTCCCAAAACAGTAACTTCACAATCCCAACGTGGGACTTCCAGGGTGCATGCCTCGGAATTGACGCTCGTAAAGTCGTTGAAACCGGCATCGAGCCGATCATCAACACAGGGATTGCAAACAAAAAAGCAGGAATGGGACAAGTCGGCGCAGGTACAGTGCGTGCACCGAAAGAATGCTTCGAAAAAGCATTGGAAGCCTACGCAGTCAAACTCGGCTTGATCTGA
- a CDS encoding CynX/NimT family MFS transporter — protein MRKTEIQRPSSAKRTLLLIAIIIIGFNLRPAITSVGPLLGTIRDELGLSNWSAGLITSLPLIAFAAMSTVAARLGNRFGNMRMILTGLILLTVGIIIRSVAYTPLLFIGTAMIGLGIALMNVLLPAFIKEKFPGKVGRTTSIYSTAMCIFAAAASGVSIPLASGAGLGWELSLGSWVLLSAAGAVLWIVVMRREDPVPEDEMKVFVARKQKGLFGSMLAWQVTLFMGLQSFGFYTLVSWLPQILTDYGFTPSAAGWVLSIAQMVSIPSTFIAPLLAEKFSHQSGIAGAAGLMYALGYGGLLLGGSHAFLIVSSMLIGLASGATISLSLAFLGMRARDGRQAGQLSGMAQSIGYLLAATGPIAIGLIYDMTGSWTIPLAVLTGMCLLLTASGIGAGRNKFVGEPQPEESV, from the coding sequence ATGAGAAAAACAGAGATCCAGCGTCCCTCTTCTGCAAAACGGACACTGCTGCTGATTGCCATCATCATCATCGGGTTCAACCTGCGGCCGGCGATAACGTCCGTCGGTCCGCTGCTCGGCACCATCCGGGATGAGCTCGGACTGTCGAATTGGAGTGCAGGCCTTATCACGAGTCTTCCGCTCATCGCTTTCGCTGCGATGTCGACAGTTGCCGCACGGCTTGGCAACCGTTTCGGCAACATGCGGATGATTCTGACAGGACTCATCCTGTTGACTGTCGGAATCATCATCCGTTCGGTCGCCTACACGCCGCTTCTCTTCATCGGCACGGCTATGATCGGACTCGGCATTGCACTGATGAATGTACTGCTTCCTGCGTTCATCAAAGAGAAGTTCCCCGGCAAAGTCGGCCGGACGACGAGTATCTACTCCACGGCCATGTGCATATTTGCCGCTGCCGCTTCAGGTGTCTCCATACCGCTTGCATCAGGTGCGGGGCTCGGCTGGGAGCTGTCACTCGGTTCCTGGGTACTCCTGTCCGCTGCCGGTGCCGTGCTGTGGATCGTTGTCATGAGACGGGAAGACCCCGTACCGGAAGATGAAATGAAAGTCTTTGTCGCCCGGAAGCAGAAAGGGCTGTTCGGTTCCATGCTCGCCTGGCAGGTGACCCTGTTCATGGGACTGCAGTCATTCGGATTCTATACACTCGTCTCCTGGCTGCCGCAGATCCTGACCGACTACGGTTTTACTCCGTCCGCGGCCGGCTGGGTGCTGTCCATCGCACAGATGGTCAGCATCCCCTCCACATTCATCGCTCCGCTCCTCGCGGAGAAATTCAGCCATCAGTCCGGAATTGCGGGCGCTGCAGGTCTCATGTATGCACTCGGATATGGCGGCCTGCTGCTCGGCGGCTCGCATGCATTCCTTATCGTATCGAGCATGCTGATCGGACTTGCATCCGGTGCAACGATCAGCCTGTCCCTTGCGTTTCTCGGCATGCGGGCACGTGACGGCAGGCAGGCAGGCCAGCTGTCCGGCATGGCGCAGTCGATCGGCTATCTGCTGGCGGCCACAGGCCCGATTGCCATTGGACTGATTTATGACATGACCGGCAGCTGGACGATTCCTCTTGCCGTGCTGACAGGTATGTGTCTCCTGTTGACCGCCTCCGGAATCGGCGCAGGCCGCAACAAGTTTGTCGGGGAGCCGCAGCCGGAAGAATCGGTTTGA
- a CDS encoding alpha/beta hydrolase encodes MAETFVYKQTEENRIEGVLHRTREPHAPLLVFIHGGGLIWGTKDDMHKQQIERYTEAGFHVFSVDYRLAPETPLPGIRDDIKSLLEWLKTKAPRQFGFDTGRIAVTGSSAGGYLALLSGTFSVKPDAIVSFYGYGQVTGDWYRNPSPHFTSMPAVPEMLAKQLVKPAPISAAPIQQRYAIYLYCRQNGTWLDWVAGPELAADTVQLQQFAPVLLADASYPPTLLIHGDADEDVPYEESVAMKGKLDGAGVPNELLTISGGEHNFDANMDDPDSVHAVNETIRFLKDRFAMS; translated from the coding sequence ATGGCAGAGACATTCGTGTATAAGCAGACAGAAGAGAACAGGATCGAAGGTGTCCTCCACCGCACCCGGGAACCACACGCCCCGCTGCTTGTCTTCATCCACGGCGGCGGCCTGATCTGGGGAACGAAGGATGATATGCACAAGCAGCAGATCGAACGGTACACGGAGGCCGGCTTCCATGTCTTCTCCGTCGATTACCGGCTTGCGCCGGAGACACCGCTGCCGGGCATCCGTGATGATATCAAAAGCCTTCTGGAGTGGCTGAAGACCAAAGCGCCCCGGCAGTTCGGCTTCGACACGGGCCGTATCGCTGTCACGGGCAGTTCGGCAGGCGGCTACCTAGCTTTGCTTTCCGGTACATTCAGCGTCAAGCCGGATGCAATCGTTTCGTTTTACGGATATGGACAGGTGACGGGTGATTGGTACCGCAATCCGAGTCCGCATTTCACGAGCATGCCGGCCGTTCCGGAAATGCTCGCGAAGCAGCTTGTGAAGCCCGCGCCGATTTCCGCGGCACCGATCCAGCAGCGGTACGCCATCTACCTGTACTGCCGGCAGAACGGAACGTGGCTCGACTGGGTGGCAGGTCCGGAACTTGCGGCGGACACCGTGCAGCTGCAGCAATTCGCGCCGGTGCTGCTGGCGGATGCATCCTATCCGCCGACACTGCTCATCCATGGAGATGCGGATGAAGACGTGCCGTACGAAGAGTCTGTCGCCATGAAAGGAAAACTGGACGGAGCAGGTGTGCCGAACGAGCTGCTCACCATTTCAGGCGGCGAACACAATTTTGATGCGAATATGGATGATCCGGACTCTGTCCATGCTGTCAATGAGACGATCCGCTTTTTAAAAGACCGCTTTGCCATGTCGTAA
- the fdrA gene encoding acyl-CoA synthetase FdrA, whose product MLHTIIKKNSYQDSINLMLLTNSVSTMEGLNKVQIMMATPANKDIFKDAGLHTDELEAAESNDMAIVMDTEDDSMVDKVLEKVDQYLKDQSISNKKQGFETVRTWDKAVDALPNANVAMISVPGQYAADEADKALDRGLHVFMFSDNVSVEDELRLKKKAHEKGLLVMGPDCGTGILDGVPFAFANVVSKGRIGLVGASGTGIQEVSTIIDRLGEGVSHAIGTGGRDLKDPIGAITMMDGIRALENHSQTEIITIISKPPAEHVRNEVMELLQSLSKPVVAVFLGEKPEEYVGNVYQAYTLAETAHIAVDLARGNDVKPDYNSGDFTVENKNLKEGQKTLKGLYSGGTLASEAAVLISDALGLGTHIKNEEGYVLKHEGHEIVDLGDDKYTQGKPHPMIDPETRSKFIEEAGADKSTAVILLDFVLGYGSHDDMASALLPSIKKAVSSAKEDGRTLHVVATVCGTKNDPQSYDGHVKELRKAGVIVKETNNEAVRTALNIVGLSVEDNEKKHVEGGKSDKKFDLSVSEELTNLVTERPRVINVGLKGFTEALEDTGTQFVQYDWRPVAGGNARMAKILSLLK is encoded by the coding sequence GTGCTTCATACGATTATCAAGAAGAACTCGTACCAAGACTCCATCAACCTGATGCTGCTCACGAACTCAGTGTCAACGATGGAAGGTCTCAACAAAGTGCAAATCATGATGGCGACACCGGCGAACAAGGATATCTTCAAAGATGCCGGTCTCCATACAGACGAACTCGAAGCGGCTGAATCGAACGACATGGCAATCGTCATGGATACAGAAGATGACAGCATGGTCGACAAAGTGCTCGAGAAAGTGGACCAGTACTTGAAAGACCAGTCCATCAGCAACAAGAAACAAGGATTTGAAACAGTCCGTACATGGGACAAAGCAGTCGACGCATTGCCGAATGCAAACGTTGCGATGATCTCCGTGCCCGGCCAATATGCAGCAGACGAAGCGGACAAGGCATTGGACCGCGGTCTTCACGTGTTCATGTTCAGTGATAACGTATCTGTCGAAGACGAACTGCGCCTGAAGAAGAAAGCACACGAAAAAGGATTGCTCGTCATGGGGCCTGACTGCGGTACAGGCATTCTTGACGGTGTTCCGTTTGCATTCGCGAACGTTGTCAGCAAAGGGCGTATCGGTCTTGTCGGTGCATCCGGCACAGGGATCCAGGAAGTCTCCACAATCATCGACCGCCTCGGCGAAGGCGTCAGCCACGCAATCGGTACAGGCGGCCGTGACCTGAAGGATCCGATCGGTGCAATCACGATGATGGATGGAATCCGTGCGCTTGAAAACCACAGCCAGACAGAAATCATCACAATCATCTCGAAGCCGCCTGCAGAGCACGTGCGCAACGAAGTCATGGAACTTCTGCAGAGCCTTTCGAAGCCTGTTGTCGCTGTCTTCCTCGGTGAAAAGCCGGAAGAGTATGTCGGCAATGTCTACCAGGCGTACACACTTGCTGAAACAGCGCACATCGCTGTCGACCTTGCACGCGGCAACGACGTGAAGCCGGACTATAACTCAGGCGACTTCACTGTGGAGAACAAAAACCTGAAAGAAGGCCAGAAAACACTGAAAGGCCTCTATTCAGGCGGTACGCTCGCATCCGAAGCAGCTGTCCTCATCTCGGATGCACTCGGACTCGGCACGCACATCAAGAACGAAGAAGGCTATGTGCTGAAGCATGAAGGCCACGAAATCGTCGACCTTGGAGACGATAAGTATACACAAGGAAAGCCGCACCCGATGATCGATCCGGAAACACGTTCGAAATTCATCGAAGAAGCCGGCGCTGACAAATCGACAGCAGTCATCCTGCTCGACTTCGTCCTTGGGTACGGATCTCACGACGATATGGCAAGCGCATTGCTTCCTTCCATCAAAAAGGCAGTATCTTCCGCTAAAGAAGACGGCCGCACACTTCACGTCGTTGCAACTGTCTGCGGTACGAAGAACGATCCGCAAAGCTATGACGGTCACGTGAAAGAATTGAGAAAAGCGGGTGTCATCGTCAAGGAAACGAACAACGAAGCAGTCCGCACGGCTCTTAACATTGTCGGCCTGAGCGTGGAAGACAATGAGAAGAAACATGTCGAAGGCGGAAAGTCGGACAAGAAGTTCGATCTGTCCGTATCCGAAGAGCTGACAAACCTCGTAACAGAGCGTCCGCGTGTCATCAACGTCGGTCTGAAAGGCTTCACAGAAGCGCTGGAAGACACAGGCACACAGTTCGTCCAGTATGACTGGCGTCCGGTTGCCGGCGGCAATGCGCGCATGGCGAAGATCCTTAGCTTGCTTAAATAA
- a CDS encoding DUF2877 domain-containing protein, protein MRAEGYEQHIPLLLSEQPEGCVHSVFQNGANIRMGERLFFIGTVKNGQLPFGIHLPQGELQQLLEGIEQGDLAVWDQREQAVLIGRPENAVSLGEAIPYHWTLPRREVSVSDLTDNLALLAAVLLETPVKTGLDVEIDEFLAAYLEDRAPSSWTETQIRHLIAAVNSADETEVEELLRFFLGRGQGLTPSGDDHLVGLLAIDTAAGLLSDGFRSVLRRLVTHGKLTTDIGREYLLYALDGQFSSTVVRPVSELTRKTEIYKLKPLLTELLEMGHSSGADTVFGMLLGLLALRRRQEWQKK, encoded by the coding sequence ATGAGGGCAGAGGGATACGAGCAGCACATCCCTCTGCTGCTTTCTGAACAGCCTGAAGGGTGTGTCCACAGCGTCTTTCAGAACGGGGCTAATATCCGGATGGGGGAACGGCTGTTTTTCATCGGTACGGTGAAAAACGGCCAGCTTCCATTTGGTATCCATCTGCCGCAAGGTGAATTGCAGCAGCTCTTGGAAGGAATCGAACAGGGGGACCTGGCTGTCTGGGACCAGAGAGAACAGGCAGTCCTTATCGGCAGACCTGAAAATGCCGTGTCCCTCGGGGAAGCGATACCTTACCATTGGACGCTGCCCCGTCGGGAAGTATCGGTATCCGATCTGACAGACAACTTGGCACTGCTTGCGGCTGTTCTGCTGGAGACCCCGGTGAAAACAGGATTGGACGTCGAAATCGATGAATTTCTGGCGGCCTATCTGGAAGATCGGGCACCTTCAAGCTGGACAGAAACGCAAATACGGCATCTGATAGCTGCAGTCAATTCAGCAGACGAAACAGAAGTCGAAGAATTGCTTCGGTTTTTCCTGGGACGCGGACAGGGGCTGACGCCATCCGGCGATGATCACCTCGTCGGCCTGCTCGCAATCGATACGGCAGCCGGTCTGCTGTCGGATGGATTCAGGAGCGTGCTCCGCCGCCTGGTGACCCACGGAAAGCTGACGACCGATATCGGACGGGAGTATCTGCTCTATGCGCTGGATGGTCAGTTCAGTTCGACGGTTGTCCGGCCAGTTTCGGAATTGACAAGGAAGACAGAAATTTATAAGCTGAAACCGCTGCTCACTGAATTGCTCGAGATGGGGCACAGTTCAGGGGCGGATACGGTGTTCGGCATGTTACTCGGCTTATTAGCCTTAAGGAGGAGACAGGAATGGCAGAAAAAGTAG
- a CDS encoding dicarboxylate/amino acid:cation symporter: MKRLWNRYASASLILKITIALILGVAAGLLMGEQAAVFAPLGDLLIRLLTFLIIPLILFTLIVGVNQTTIGNLGRMGGKVFIYYTLSSAAAIMVGLAVASLFQPGQGMSLGGNETFDVPDNPGIVSVLLNIVPSNIASAFTEMNLLGIIFTALTFGIAISVLRSSSKMNELGDHLLKTVTALNEAALIILKGILQYVPVGVFAIMAKTVGSQGVHTLVELGGMIGVLYAALLAQIVLYTVAMLLFKINPLTFFKHARTPIVTAFVTQSSAGTLPLSLKAAKDLKLPRSLYGFSLPLGATINMDGAAIRIAVSAVFAANIANTPLSLTDMLMVVLVGTLASIGTAGVPGAGIVMIATVFVQLGLPVEAVALLTSIDALIGMGATALNVTGDLVGTALISKTEEHKGHIKDEGEGEWQA; the protein is encoded by the coding sequence TTGAAAAGACTATGGAATCGGTATGCATCCGCATCTTTGATCCTCAAGATTACTATCGCACTTATTCTCGGTGTGGCCGCCGGACTGCTGATGGGAGAGCAGGCGGCGGTCTTTGCCCCGCTTGGTGATCTGCTGATACGTCTTCTGACATTCCTGATCATTCCGCTGATCCTGTTCACGCTGATTGTCGGTGTCAACCAGACGACCATCGGAAATCTGGGGAGGATGGGCGGAAAGGTATTCATCTATTACACACTCAGCTCGGCGGCTGCCATCATGGTCGGTCTTGCCGTTGCTTCATTATTCCAGCCCGGCCAGGGAATGTCGCTCGGTGGAAACGAAACATTCGACGTGCCGGACAACCCGGGCATCGTAAGCGTCCTGCTGAATATTGTACCGTCGAATATCGCCAGCGCCTTCACGGAGATGAATCTGCTCGGCATCATCTTCACGGCGCTGACATTCGGAATCGCCATTTCGGTACTGCGGAGTTCCTCAAAGATGAACGAGCTCGGTGATCACCTGCTGAAAACAGTCACAGCACTGAATGAGGCGGCATTGATCATCCTGAAAGGGATCCTCCAGTACGTACCGGTCGGTGTGTTCGCGATCATGGCGAAGACGGTCGGCAGCCAGGGAGTCCATACGCTTGTGGAGCTCGGCGGGATGATCGGCGTATTGTACGCGGCGCTGCTGGCGCAGATCGTCTTGTATACAGTTGCCATGCTGCTGTTCAAAATCAATCCTCTGACATTCTTCAAACATGCGAGGACACCCATCGTCACGGCATTCGTCACGCAGAGCAGTGCAGGGACGCTTCCGCTGTCACTGAAAGCTGCAAAAGACCTGAAGCTGCCGCGCAGTCTGTACGGGTTCAGCCTCCCGCTCGGCGCGACAATCAACATGGATGGGGCTGCCATCCGGATTGCCGTGTCCGCTGTCTTCGCAGCGAATATCGCCAATACGCCGCTATCACTCACTGATATGCTGATGGTTGTCCTGGTCGGAACGCTGGCATCCATCGGCACAGCGGGCGTGCCAGGAGCAGGGATCGTCATGATCGCCACTGTCTTCGTTCAGCTCGGACTGCCGGTGGAAGCAGTGGCACTGCTGACGTCGATCGATGCGCTGATCGGTATGGGAGCGACCGCCCTCAATGTCACCGGCGACCTCGTCGGTACCGCGCTGATCAGCAAGACGGAAGAACATAAAGGACACATAAAAGACGAGGGGGAAGGGGAGTGGCAAGCTTGA
- the arcC gene encoding carbamate kinase encodes MAEKVVIALGGNAILQPKQEATYENQRENVRISTEIISKIVKNGHTVIVTHGNGPQVGNILRQNEEAKDVVPALPLDVCSAESQGFIGYMMEQTLKNELTKLGENRQVVSMLTQTEVDRNDEAFKDPSKPIGVFYSEEEAKQLAKEKGWVVKEDAGRGWRRVVASPNPKSILSSDTIKMLTDNEVIVIASGGGGIPVVREEDGSLTGIEAVIDKDRSAFRLAEEAKADVLMILTDVDNVYVNYGKPDQKALGSIKLDEAKKYADEGQFSAGSMGPKMEAAMKFAEMGGRAIICSLGQADLAVEGKAGTQITK; translated from the coding sequence ATGGCAGAAAAAGTAGTGATCGCACTTGGAGGGAACGCAATCCTCCAGCCGAAGCAGGAAGCGACATATGAAAACCAGCGTGAGAACGTCCGCATCAGTACGGAAATCATTTCAAAGATTGTCAAGAACGGTCACACAGTCATCGTGACACACGGAAATGGACCGCAAGTCGGTAATATCCTCCGTCAGAACGAAGAGGCGAAAGACGTCGTTCCTGCATTGCCGCTGGATGTATGCAGTGCTGAATCCCAAGGGTTCATCGGCTACATGATGGAACAGACACTCAAGAACGAATTGACGAAACTCGGTGAGAACCGCCAAGTCGTCAGCATGCTGACACAGACGGAAGTCGACCGCAACGACGAAGCATTCAAGGACCCTTCGAAACCGATCGGTGTCTTCTATTCAGAAGAAGAAGCGAAACAGCTGGCGAAAGAAAAAGGCTGGGTCGTAAAAGAAGACGCAGGGCGCGGCTGGAGACGTGTGGTCGCATCACCGAATCCGAAATCCATCCTCAGCTCGGACACGATCAAGATGCTGACGGACAACGAAGTGATCGTCATCGCTTCCGGCGGCGGCGGAATTCCGGTCGTCCGTGAAGAAGACGGCAGCCTGACAGGAATCGAAGCGGTCATCGACAAAGACCGCAGTGCATTCCGTCTTGCGGAAGAAGCAAAAGCGGATGTCCTGATGATCTTGACGGACGTGGACAACGTATACGTCAATTATGGAAAACCGGACCAGAAAGCTTTGGGCTCCATCAAGCTGGATGAAGCGAAAAAGTATGCAGACGAAGGTCAATTCTCTGCAGGCAGCATGGGTCCTAAAATGGAAGCAGCTATGAAATTCGCTGAAATGGGCGGACGCGCGATCATCTGTTCACTCGGTCAAGCCGACTTGGCTGTCGAAGGAAAAGCAGGTACGCAAATCACGAAATAA
- a CDS encoding Zn-dependent hydrolase, translated as MTMNLERLRQSFEALAAFTDNGEGINRLAYTETERKARGYMIEQFEQAGMTVRTDYAGNVIARRNGRNEELPVVATGSHIDSVYAAGAYDGTAGVLAALEVMRSLADDGTETEHPIEVIIFACEESARFGVSTLGSKAMSGRLDPAYTRSLTDKDGITLMQAFAENGLDLEEVHLAKRFRDEFKAFVELHIEQGPVLERRETAVGVVSAIAAPVRFHVHVGGTADHSGTTPMDYRHDALLGGAEIALAVEKAALAELRYGTVGTVGVFSIEPGAMNVVPSAAELDVDIRGTEPASRQRVADALQEAADAAAAKRGLDVWIDEISNESPVEMDEGLVAELKDVCREHGVTWLEMPSGAGHDAMNMARFCPTCMIFVPSKDGLSHNPAEFTAMEQLLTGAEVLRDMLLRQAVVI; from the coding sequence ATGACGATGAATCTGGAACGGCTCCGACAGTCATTTGAAGCACTGGCAGCATTCACGGACAACGGGGAGGGCATCAATCGGCTCGCGTATACGGAGACGGAACGCAAGGCACGCGGCTATATGATCGAACAGTTCGAGCAGGCGGGCATGACTGTCCGTACCGATTATGCGGGGAATGTGATCGCCCGGCGAAACGGCCGGAATGAGGAGCTGCCGGTGGTGGCGACGGGTTCGCATATCGATTCCGTCTATGCAGCAGGTGCCTATGACGGCACCGCAGGCGTCCTGGCTGCACTCGAAGTGATGCGCTCCCTTGCAGATGACGGCACGGAGACGGAGCATCCGATCGAAGTGATCATTTTCGCCTGCGAGGAATCCGCCCGTTTCGGCGTCTCGACCCTTGGCAGCAAAGCGATGTCCGGCCGGCTCGATCCGGCGTACACCCGCTCGCTGACGGACAAGGACGGCATCACGCTGATGCAGGCATTCGCAGAGAATGGCCTCGATCTCGAGGAGGTTCATCTTGCGAAACGGTTCCGGGATGAGTTCAAGGCATTCGTTGAACTCCACATCGAGCAGGGACCTGTTCTTGAACGGCGGGAGACGGCGGTCGGTGTCGTCTCGGCCATCGCAGCCCCCGTCCGGTTCCATGTCCATGTGGGCGGAACGGCGGATCACTCGGGGACGACCCCGATGGATTACCGGCATGATGCGCTGCTCGGCGGCGCAGAGATCGCGCTTGCAGTCGAGAAGGCAGCACTTGCCGAGCTGCGGTATGGCACCGTCGGCACAGTGGGGGTGTTCTCGATCGAACCGGGTGCCATGAACGTTGTGCCGAGTGCCGCTGAGCTCGATGTCGATATCCGCGGAACGGAACCGGCATCTCGTCAGCGGGTGGCGGATGCGCTGCAGGAGGCTGCTGACGCGGCTGCCGCCAAGCGGGGTCTCGACGTATGGATCGACGAAATCTCGAATGAAAGTCCGGTCGAGATGGATGAAGGACTCGTTGCAGAGCTGAAAGACGTCTGTCGGGAACATGGCGTGACCTGGCTCGAAATGCCGAGCGGCGCGGGTCACGATGCCATGAACATGGCCCGTTTCTGTCCGACCTGCATGATCTTTGTTCCCTCAAAAGATGGGCTGAGCCATAACCCTGCAGAATTCACCGCAATGGAACAGCTGCTGACTGGAGCTGAAGTGCTGCGGGACATGCTGCTGAGACAGGCGGTCGTCATTTGA